One window of the Lycorma delicatula isolate Av1 chromosome 3, ASM4794821v1, whole genome shotgun sequence genome contains the following:
- the LOC142322239 gene encoding uncharacterized protein LOC142322239, translated as MSEEQILRWVNDNCDIKDGIFSEEIPTNVISERQNRLDEITVAAIHIASLTKYLITMIVIMPMVKMLPGLSSEFRMDTERFDTERFIDEMEKRPALWDVQSAESKNREKKVNFGKNWWNC; from the exons ATGAGTGAGGAACAAATACTTCGTTGGGTTAACGACAATTGTGATATTAAAGATGGTATTTTTAGTGAAGAAATTCCAACTAACGTGATTTCAGAAAGACAAAATAGGTTAGATGAAATAACGGTAGCAGCAATACATATAGCATCTCTAacgaaatatttaataacgatgaTAGTAATAATGCCAATGGTGAAAATGCTTCCAGGTTTGTCCAGTGAATTCAG AATGGATACTGAGCGATTTGATACAGAACGTTTCATAGACGAAATGGAGAAAAGGCCAGCTCTCTGGGACGTACAAAGTGCGGAATCAAAGaacagagaaaaaaaagtaaattttgggaAGAACTGGTGGAACTGTTGA